A genomic stretch from Armigeres subalbatus isolate Guangzhou_Male unplaced genomic scaffold, GZ_Asu_2 Contig1742, whole genome shotgun sequence includes:
- the LOC134203295 gene encoding LOW QUALITY PROTEIN: probable DNA mismatch repair protein Msh6 (The sequence of the model RefSeq protein was modified relative to this genomic sequence to represent the inferred CDS: inserted 3 bases in 3 codons), which translates to MSKNKDKLNSSNTLFNYFSKSPATPKXKPASASNPGTPVSSAAVCFKSGHPKECKKEKVAPSPATKEKVLNESRGDTDEDEIQPMKKRRRIIVDQEDEDGDSDSENRVKNDKTPPKTELLSSFKRVEKDDASESPMQKRVKIEKSDSSEGQQDLADLGDEKDLTGSVLDEPTVWAHQKLDFIKPEKIKDIQGNRPSSEKYDSRTLYVPESFLNTLTPAMRQWWELKCRHMDCVLFFKVGKFYELYHMDATVGVEELGFSYMKGEFAHSGFPEQAYERMATLLVEKGFKVARVEQTETPDMMQERCRKNKSNSKYDKVVKREICQVSLKGTEVFGQQVHLTLNHQPKYMLAITERIKGEVGSRYGVCFIDTSLGIFHVGEFEDDTQGSRLLTLLSHYAPVLVLQERNVFSSGTQQIFKTVLAGIRKEALTNESQFWSAEKTLKYLAENFYGGSTEEQNSKWPLVIRSLLDKNAQLGLTPXDNYKLALKALGGSIWYLKRCLLDQQIIALASFELYIPPDDVEIRKDLKIVNTNRFMVLDSITLNNLRITGGEQSLINKMDHCCTKFGKRLLHHWICSPSCERHVIVERQEAVSELLDDVSLLQYVRQILGELPDLERMLAQIHTFGNADRVKNHPDGRAILYEEQTYGKKKIQDFINTLRGFKALCSLPELFKKASSKLMIRLTQTSERGGSFPEMADKIRFFEESFDHEAALKTGVIAPGEGLDAEYDAVGKEINDILEELEEYKRKQEKYFGCKIVYFGTDKKRFQLEIPESSAKKANSGYTLEGXEKGKNGVKRYHTDETRDFLKRMLQTEDQRKLFLKDLSRRIFERFSSSYEMWKVCIDLTGTLDVLTSLAEYARSEGNMCVPEMLDDDQGQIFDLEEGIHPCVSDSENYIPNGVNIGGEGAPLVLLTGPNMGGKSTLMRQVGILAIMAQIGSRIPAESCRMTLIDRIFTRLGANDDIMAGHSTFLVELNETSTILKHATRKSLVLLDELGRGTATYDGTSIAGAVVNYLADLKCRSMFSTHYHNLVDSFTMDSRVRLGHMACMVENEDDEDPTQETVTFLYKYADGACPKSYGFNAAKLAGMPACIIKRAHELSKTMEADALKRRIFTKSLLQADHQDLKDLLHKLKACRF; encoded by the exons ATGTCCAAAAACAAAGATAAATTGAACAGTTCGAATACTCTGTTCAATTACTTTTCCAAATCGCCAGCAACGCCAA TCAAACCGGCCTCCGCTTCCAATCCCGGAACACCGGTAAGTAGTGCAGCAGTTTGCTTCAAAAGCGGACACCCCAAAGAGTGTAAAAAGGAGAAGGTCGCACCGTCGCCGGCGACAAAGGAAAAAGTTTTAAATGAGTCCCGCGGAGATACAGATGAGGATGAGATTCAACCGATGAAGAAGCGAAGGCGAATTATCGTGGATCAGGAAGATGAAGACGGAGACTCGGACAGCGAGAACCGTGTCAAGAATGATAAGACGCCCCCAAAGACGGAGCTGTTGTCCTCATTCAAGCGGGTGGAAAAGGACGATGCTTCAGAATCACCGATGCAGAAAAGGGTGAAAATCGAGAAGTCGGATTCCAGCGAAGGGCAGCAGGATTTGGCGGATCTGGGCGACGAGAAGGATCTTACTGGCTCCGTATTGGATGAACCAACCGTGTGGGCTCATCAGAAGCTGGACTTTATAAAACCGGAGAAGATCAAGGATATTCAGGGCAACAGACCGAGCAGCGAAAAGTATGACTCCCGAACACTTTACGTGCCGGAATCATTTCTCAATACGTTGACGCCG GCCATGCGTCAATGGTGGGAATTAAAATGTCGCCACATGGATTGTGTGCTTTTCTTCAAAGTAGGGAAGTTCTATGAACTTTATCATATGGATGCCACTGTCGGGGTTGAAGAATTGGGATTTTCTTATATGAAGGGTGAATTTGCTCACTCCGGATTTCCGGAGCAAGCCTACGAGCGCATGGCCACTTTGTTAGTCGAGAAAGGTTTCAAAGTGGCCAGGGTTGAGCAAACCGAAACACCGGATATGATGCAGGAAAGATGCAGAAAGAATAAATCCAACAGCAAGTACGACAAGGTGGTGAAGCGTGAGATATGCCAAGTTTCTTTGAAGGGGACAGAAGTATTTGGCCAACAAGTGCATTTGACACTGAACCATCAACCAAAATATATGCTTGCTATTACGGAACGGATCAAAGGTGAAGTTGGCAGCCGATATGGCGTTTGTTTCATTGACACTTCCTTGGGAATCTTCCATGTTGGTGAGTTCGAAGATGACACCCAAGGTTCTCGGCTACTCACACTCCTGTCCCATTATGCGCCGGTACTGGTTCTGCAAGAGAGGAATGTGTTTTCGAGTGGGACACAACAAATCTTTAAAACTGTTCTGGCAGGAATCAGGAAGGAGGCTCTAACGAACGAGTCTCAATTTTGGTCCGCTGAGAAAACGTTAAAATACCTTGCAGAAAATTTCTACGGTGGTTCTACTGAGGAACAGAATTCAAAGTGGCCACTGGTGATTCGTTCATTGTTGGACAAAAACGCTCAGCTAGGATTGACTC ATGATAATTACAAATTAGCGTTGAAAGCTTTAGGAGGTTCCATTTGGTATCTGAAGCGGTGCCTATTGGATCAGCAAATTATAGCTCTGGCTAGTTTTGAGTTGTATATTCCCCCAGATGATGTAGAAATTCGCAAGGATTTAAAGATTGTAAACACCAATCGTTTCATGGTACTGGATTCCATTACGTTGAACAATCTCCGGATCACTGGAGGGGAACAATCACTGATCAATAAGATGGATCACTGTTGCACAAAGTTTGGCAAACGTCTCCTCCATCATTGGATATGTTCTCCTAGTTGTGAAAGGCATGTGATCGTCGAACGTCAGGAGGCAGTTTCAGAACTGTTGGACGATGTTTCGCTACTGCAGTATGTGCGACAAATTCTCGGCGAACTACCAGATCTCGAGCGGATGCTGGCTCAAATTCACACCTTTGGTAATGCAGATCGCGTTAAAAACCATCCAGATGGAAGAGCCATCCTCTACGAAGAACAAACCTACGGAAAGAAGAAAATCCAGGACTTTATCAACACGTTAAGAGGATTCAAAGCTCTGTGCAGCCTGccagaattgtttaaaaaagccTCCTCGAAGCTTATGATACGATTGACTCAGACATCCGAACGGGGTGGATCGTTCCCGGAAATGGCGGATAAGATTCGTTTCTTCGAAGAATCTTTTGATCATGAAGCAGCGCTCAAAACCGGGGTGATTGCCCCAGGAGAAGGCTTGGACGCAGAGTACGATGCTGTTGGGAAAGAAATTAACGATATCCTAGAGGAACTGGAAGAGTACAAACGAAAGCAGGAAAAATACTTCGGATGTAAGATAGTCTACTTCGGAACTGATAAGAAACGCTTCCAGTTGGAAATTCCAGAGAGCTCCGCCAAGAAGGCGAACAGTGGTTATACGTTGGAAG CAGAAAAAGGCAAGAACGGCGTCAAGCGCTACCACACGGATGAGACTCGCGACTTTCTGAAACGGATGTTGCAAACCGAGGATCAACGCAAGCTGTTTCTCAAAGATTTAtctcgaagaattttcgaaaggttCTCCAGCAGTTACGAAATGTGGAAAGTCTGCATCGACCTTACCGGAACATTGGATGTTCTAACTTCTTTGGCGGAGTACGCCCGGAGCGAAGGAAATATGTGCGTACCGGAAATGTTGGATGACGATCAAGGACAGATCTTCGACTTGGAAGAAGGGATTCATCCATGCGTGAGCGATTCGGAAAATTATATTCCGAATGGTGTGAACATCGGTGGGGAAGGGGCTCCACTTGTGCTGCTGACGGGTCCTAATATGGGCGGCAAAAGTACTTTGATGCGTCAGGTCGGCATATTGGCCATCATGGCACAAATCGGTTCTCGTATTCCCGCAGAAAGTTGCCGGATGACTTTGATCGATCGCATTTTCACCCGCTTGGGAGCCAACGATGACATTATGGCAGGACATAGCACTTTTCTTGTGGAGCTGAACGAGACGTCTACAATTTTGAAGCACGCCACTCGCAAAAGTTTGGTACTGTTGGACGAGTTGGGACGAGGAACGGCCACCTACGATGGAACGTCCATCGCTGGAGCGGTGGTCAATTACTTGGCGGATCTGAAATGCCGTTCGATGTTTTCCACCCATTACCATAACTTGGTGGACAGCTTCACCATGGACAGTCGCGTTCGGTTGGGTCACATG